Proteins from a single region of Budorcas taxicolor isolate Tak-1 chromosome 11, Takin1.1, whole genome shotgun sequence:
- the LOC128056359 gene encoding LOW QUALITY PROTEIN: HLA class II histocompatibility antigen, DQ alpha 2 chain-like (The sequence of the model RefSeq protein was modified relative to this genomic sequence to represent the inferred CDS: inserted 1 base in 1 codon) has translation MKKALILRALTLAAMMSPCGGEDIVVDHVRTYGTNVYQTYGASGQFTFGFDGDELFYVDLRKKETVWRLPEFNNITMFEIQSALRSIVMSKRNLDILMKNSNFTPATNDIPEVAVFPKSSVVLGIPNTLICQVDNIFPPVINITWFYNGQFVAEGIAETTFYPKSDHSFLKFSYLTFLPASEDFYDRRVEHWGLEEPLVKHWEPEIPTPTSELTETXVCALGLPMGLMGIVVGTVLILRVRCSGAASRRRRAMSHGLKDGKHQKHRTISLMLLGVSCDQSLQEKKGMVQTPVPHLDLD, from the exons atgaagaaAGCTCTGATTCTGAGGGCTCTCACTCTGGCCGCCATGATGAGCCCCTGTGGAGGTGAAGACATCGTGG TGGACCACGTGCGCACTTACGGCACAAATGTCTACCAGACGTACGGCGCCTCTGGCCAGTTCACGTTTGGATTTGATGGAGACGAGCTCTTCTACGTGGACCTGAGGAAAAAGGAGACTGTCTGGCGGCTCCCCGAGTTTAACAATATCACCATGTTTGAAATTCAGAGTGCCCTGAGAAGCATTGTTATGTCAAAAAGAAATTTGGACATCTTGATGAAAAATTCCAACTTTACACCTGCCACCAACG ACATCCCTGAAGTGGCTGTGTTTCCCAAATCCTCCGTGGTCCTGGGGATTCCCAACACCCTCATCTGTCAAGTGGACAACATCTTTCCTCCTGTGATCAACATCACTTGGTTTTACAATGGACAATTTGTTGCAGAAGGTATCGCTGAGACCACCTTCTACCCCAAGAGTGACCACTCCTTCCTGAAGTTCAGTTACCTCACCTTTCTTCCCGCCAGTGAAGACTTCTATGACCGCAGAGTGGAGCACTGGGGCCTGGAAGAGCCCCTCGTCAAGCACTGGG AGCCCGAGATTCCAACCCCTACATCAGAGCTGACAGAGA TGGTCTGTGCCCTGGGGCTGCCCATGGGCCTCATGGGCATCGTGGTGGGCACTGTCCTCATCCTCCGAGTCCGGTGCTCAGGTGCTGCCTCCAGACGTCGAAGGGCCATGAGTCATGGCCTGAAAGATGGGAAG CATCAGAAGCACAGGACCATCAGCCTCATGCTGCTTGGTGTTTCATGTGATCAGTctttacaagaaaagaaaggcatGGTTCAGACTCCAGTTCCCCATCTTGACCTTGACTGA